The following proteins are co-located in the Flavobacteriales bacterium genome:
- a CDS encoding DUF4919 domain-containing protein codes for MRAFFLILFFLPLVALSQKISNVDYDEVKLTTADSSSAFYYAKLQERMIALDTTLSEKEYFYLYYGNVFQSNYSPYGDSDAIKNFNDLYKEAKFTEAIVAGEKVLKENPVNIRVQMRMLVCYHKLGDKVMAKKYAHNYYSLLNVIYSSGEGTSLENPFVVIRVSDEYDIISDLECRFVKQALVGTVDVMTVIPPAQGDGEGENVKGKKKKSKKGKEETRELYFDVTQSFSYLQRQFKESDKK; via the coding sequence ATGCGCGCTTTCTTTCTTATTCTGTTTTTTCTTCCCCTTGTGGCTTTGTCGCAAAAAATTTCGAATGTCGATTACGATGAAGTCAAACTAACAACAGCCGATTCGAGTTCTGCATTTTATTATGCAAAACTTCAGGAGCGAATGATAGCGCTGGATACAACACTTAGCGAAAAGGAATATTTTTATCTCTATTACGGAAATGTGTTTCAGTCCAACTATTCCCCCTATGGCGATTCCGATGCAATCAAGAATTTTAACGACTTGTATAAGGAAGCGAAATTCACTGAGGCCATTGTTGCGGGTGAAAAAGTCTTAAAGGAAAATCCGGTGAATATTCGTGTTCAAATGCGGATGCTGGTGTGTTATCACAAGCTGGGTGATAAAGTGATGGCTAAAAAATATGCGCATAATTATTATTCGCTGCTCAATGTTATTTACAGCAGTGGTGAAGGTACCTCCCTCGAAAATCCATTTGTTGTGATTCGCGTATCGGATGAATATGATATTATTTCCGATTTGGAATGCAGGTTTGTGAAGCAGGCTTTGGTGGGAACGGTGGATGTTATGACGGTTATTCCTCCTGCGCAAGGCGATGGTGAAGGCGAAAATGTAAAAGGAAAAAAGAAGAAATCGAAAAAAGGAAAAGAAGAAACGCGCGAATTGTATTTCGATGTTACGCAATCCTTCAGTTATCTGCAGCGTCAGTTTAAGGAGAGCGATAAGAAATAA